Genomic window (Ferrimicrobium sp.):
TCCGAACGTCTTTGCCCATGTTGGCATCGATCCAGAGGTCTACAGCGGTTTTGCCTTTGGGTTCGGCATCGACCGACTGGCCCAGATGAAGGTGGCACTCAAAGATATGCGCGTCTTGCCCGAGAACGATCTACGAGTTTTGGCTCAGATGAGAGGAGTGTTGTGAAGATCACCCTGGCATGGCTGGCGGAGTTCCTCGACGTGAGCGAGCTGTTCGACCTCACTGACGCACTTCGGGTCGGCCCAGAGCATGGCGGTGTTCGCCAACTCGTGGACGCGATGAATGATCTCGGCATGGTGGTCGAGGGTGTGGAGCATGCCCCAGCCTCACTCGATGGCGTGGTTGTTGGCCAGGTCGTCTCGCTCGAGTCGATTGAGGGTGCCGATAAGATCCGCGCGACCCTTGTCGATGATGGCCACGGAGATCCAAAGTCAGTGGTCTGTGGCGCCTGGAATTTCCAGGTCGGCGACAAGGTACCCTGGGCTCGACCAGGGGTCACGCTCCCAACGGGCATGACACTAGGGGAGCGCAAGATGCGTGGCGTTGTCTCCCTTGGCATGCTCTGTTCCCCGGTTGAGGTGGGTGTCTCCACCGAGGCGGGTGGTCTTTTGATACTCGACCCATCAACTCCCGTGGGAGTCTCATTCAAAGAACATTTCCAACTCGGCGACGATGTGGTGTTCGACCTCGCCATCGAGGCCAATCGCCCGGATGCCAACTGCGTCATCGGTGTCGCCCGGGATCTCGCCGCCTGGCTCAACGTCAAGTTCGTCGCAGCTTCGCCTTTGAGGTTCCCACTCCGGGTGGAGCCTGACCCCGTCAATGATCTGGAGGCATGTGATCGGCTGGTGGTCGCCAAGCTTTCCGGTGTCCAGTCCGCCTCGTTCGATCTGTGGCGAAGCCGTCGACTGCGGCTTGCCGGCATGCGTTCGATCAGCCCGGTCGTCGATGCCAGCAACTACGTCATGCTTGAGCTCGGACAACCAACGCATCCCTATGATGTCACCCGTTTAGCAGGGGAGACCATCGCCGCACGCTTTGCACGGCCAGATGAAGCTGTTGTTACCCTCGATGGGTCGACTCGCACACTCGAGACGACCGATGTCGTGATCGTTGATGGTGATGACCGGGTCGCGGGGCTCGCCGGTGTCATGGGTGGTCTCGCAACCGAGGTGAGTGCCGAGACGGTGACGGTCCTTATCGAGGCTGCTCACTTCCCACCCAGCCGCATCGCGCGCACCGCCAAGCGCCTCAATGCTCGTAGCGAGGCCTCCGGCCGTTTCGAGCGTGGAACCGATCCAGAGATCTGTGCTGTGGCGATTGAGCGAATCGCTAGCTTGGCCAACCTTACGCTGGTCGGGTCGTTGTCGGAGCGGGTCAATGCTATTGCGTCACCGGTCCCGATCAAGGTCCGTGCTGCTCGGGTAGGTGCTATCCTCGGGCATGAGCCAGTGGCTGAGCCCCTCGCCGTGCTGGCCCCG
Coding sequences:
- the pheT gene encoding phenylalanine--tRNA ligase subunit beta — translated: MKITLAWLAEFLDVSELFDLTDALRVGPEHGGVRQLVDAMNDLGMVVEGVEHAPASLDGVVVGQVVSLESIEGADKIRATLVDDGHGDPKSVVCGAWNFQVGDKVPWARPGVTLPTGMTLGERKMRGVVSLGMLCSPVEVGVSTEAGGLLILDPSTPVGVSFKEHFQLGDDVVFDLAIEANRPDANCVIGVARDLAAWLNVKFVAASPLRFPLRVEPDPVNDLEACDRLVVAKLSGVQSASFDLWRSRRLRLAGMRSISPVVDASNYVMLELGQPTHPYDVTRLAGETIAARFARPDEAVVTLDGSTRTLETTDVVIVDGDDRVAGLAGVMGGLATEVSAETVTVLIEAAHFPPSRIARTAKRLNARSEASGRFERGTDPEICAVAIERIASLANLTLVGSLSERVNAIASPVPIKVRAARVGAILGHEPVAEPLAVLAPGGPLARIGFVIEPSGEDFLVTPPSFRPDVTTEIEVIEEVARHFGYQRIASTPLVVTTTGGLTARQQLIRRLKSMLAGMGIFEAWSVTIVSPEEHEVAGGAFEPIALSDPLAANESELRQSVLAGLLRSLRVNLTRRATPIALFELGPVMLRTLDTSASLPDEHLRLGVLIEGGENGLMVIAPVVTALTRLFGLQDRLVAGPRDATPNNAVPNNAGPNNAGPNNAGLNDTRRTGWPELHPGRVADLSLDGRVIGVVGELHPRQIPVELAHLVEGRFGYLEVDFEVLVESMQPLEDLVVPSVYTASTLDLSFSLAGQSPVAPLVDMVVATGGELVRDVMIFDRFVRSDAPSISYLGIRLRLESDAGVIEEGVIQELIERIDQRASAVGAHLRRG